A region from the Lolium perenne isolate Kyuss_39 chromosome 4, Kyuss_2.0, whole genome shotgun sequence genome encodes:
- the LOC127295632 gene encoding uncharacterized protein isoform X2: MSHVRPVTRRRGKIQNYHQPVRLSQSAQTMKNLAAAIMVAKPTANPISRAIPIDAEPMAERNPINCYPDELPDDPCPTQGLCERSPVLRSESTPAPRVSESSAISEKGQSGGDKNEIDSHGSAIPQIGWKTRKKALSGPDSRSSPSSISAVDACIMKAEGNRGLDIFAPVVGMTFDSCQEAYDLYNLFSWEHGFGIRHSRSRINTNGYRLMHDLVCQCEGKSEKENSSTCKTDCKAKVRLLRTDDHGWYVSMFLNDHNHPMSSRCDEKRQWNSRCAAKQQQLPMTEKWRSEACICTHVSRTRQIQICQPLHYSALWT, from the exons ATGTCCCATGTCCGGCCCGTGACTCGCCGCCGAGGAAAAATTCAGAACTACCACCAGCCCGTTCGTCTCTCTCAGTCCGCTCAAACTATGAAGAACCTCGCAGCAGCGATCATGGTGGCGAAGCCCACGGCCAATCCAATCTCTCGAGCGATCCCCATAGATGCAGAGCCCATGGCGGAGAGGAATCCCATCAACTGCTACCCTGATGAGCTTCCAGATGATCCTTGTCCCACACAGGGCCTCTGCGAGAGGTCGCCGGTGCTCAG ATCGGAATCGACCCCGGCGCCCAGAGTTAGTGAATCATCAGCAATATCTGAGAAGGGGCAATCTGGAGGGGACAAAAACGAGATTGATAGTCACGGTTCCGCCATACCCCAGATCGGATGGAAGACCAG GAAGAAGGCATTGTCCGGTCCTGACTCTAGGTCATCGCCTAGTAGCATAAGTGCGGTGGATGCTTGTATAATGAAAGCAGAAGGTAACAGAGGTCTGGACATTTTTGCTCCTGTTGTCGGTATGACCTTTGATTCATGCCAGGAAGCATATGATCTGTACAACCTGTTTTCCTGGGAGCATGGCTTTGGCATACGTCACAGTCGTTCGCGGATTAATACAAACGGATATAGGCTGATGCATGATCTTGTTTGTCAATGTGAG GGTAAGAGTGAGAAGGAAAATTCCTCGACATGCAAAACTGATTGCAAAGCGAAGGTCCGCCTGTTGCGCACAGATGACCACGGGTGGTATGTCAGTATGTTTCTGAATGATCATAACCATCCTATGTCGTCTCGTTGCGATGAAAAACGACAGTGGAACTCTCGTTGCGCGGCGAAGCAACAGCAGCTGCCGATGACTGAAAAGTGGAGGAGTGAGGCATGCATCTGCACACACGTGAGTAGAACGAGACAAATCCAGATATGTCAACCCCTACACTACAGTGCCCTATGGACCTAG
- the LOC127295632 gene encoding uncharacterized protein isoform X1, producing the protein MSHVRPVTRRRGKIQNYHQPVRLSQSAQTMKNLAAAIMVAKPTANPISRAIPIDAEPMAERNPINCYPDELPDDPCPTQGLCERSPVLSPRSESTPAPRVSESSAISEKGQSGGDKNEIDSHGSAIPQIGWKTRKKALSGPDSRSSPSSISAVDACIMKAEGNRGLDIFAPVVGMTFDSCQEAYDLYNLFSWEHGFGIRHSRSRINTNGYRLMHDLVCQCEGKSEKENSSTCKTDCKAKVRLLRTDDHGWYVSMFLNDHNHPMSSRCDEKRQWNSRCAAKQQQLPMTEKWRSEACICTHVSRTRQIQICQPLHYSALWT; encoded by the exons ATGTCCCATGTCCGGCCCGTGACTCGCCGCCGAGGAAAAATTCAGAACTACCACCAGCCCGTTCGTCTCTCTCAGTCCGCTCAAACTATGAAGAACCTCGCAGCAGCGATCATGGTGGCGAAGCCCACGGCCAATCCAATCTCTCGAGCGATCCCCATAGATGCAGAGCCCATGGCGGAGAGGAATCCCATCAACTGCTACCCTGATGAGCTTCCAGATGATCCTTGTCCCACACAGGGCCTCTGCGAGAGGTCGCCGGTGCTCAG CCCTAGATCGGAATCGACCCCGGCGCCCAGAGTTAGTGAATCATCAGCAATATCTGAGAAGGGGCAATCTGGAGGGGACAAAAACGAGATTGATAGTCACGGTTCCGCCATACCCCAGATCGGATGGAAGACCAG GAAGAAGGCATTGTCCGGTCCTGACTCTAGGTCATCGCCTAGTAGCATAAGTGCGGTGGATGCTTGTATAATGAAAGCAGAAGGTAACAGAGGTCTGGACATTTTTGCTCCTGTTGTCGGTATGACCTTTGATTCATGCCAGGAAGCATATGATCTGTACAACCTGTTTTCCTGGGAGCATGGCTTTGGCATACGTCACAGTCGTTCGCGGATTAATACAAACGGATATAGGCTGATGCATGATCTTGTTTGTCAATGTGAG GGTAAGAGTGAGAAGGAAAATTCCTCGACATGCAAAACTGATTGCAAAGCGAAGGTCCGCCTGTTGCGCACAGATGACCACGGGTGGTATGTCAGTATGTTTCTGAATGATCATAACCATCCTATGTCGTCTCGTTGCGATGAAAAACGACAGTGGAACTCTCGTTGCGCGGCGAAGCAACAGCAGCTGCCGATGACTGAAAAGTGGAGGAGTGAGGCATGCATCTGCACACACGTGAGTAGAACGAGACAAATCCAGATATGTCAACCCCTACACTACAGTGCCCTATGGACCTAG